One window of Thermoanaerobaculia bacterium genomic DNA carries:
- a CDS encoding sigma-54-dependent Fis family transcriptional regulator, which yields MALILLVEDEKLLRWALEQQLKRAGHTVLAAPDLASAAAHLESRQPDVVLLDLGLPDGHGLDFYEANRERLEGSVVIVMTALGQVGEAVRAMKLGALDFLSKPVDQAELVALVHRSLAVRGDQLEAQASKQSRERHLSQTVIADSPRFRAVIETAEQVAASEVASILIQGESGSGKNVVARYIHSASPRRSRPFIEVSCATIPENLLESELFGHE from the coding sequence ATGGCCCTGATCCTCCTGGTCGAAGACGAGAAGCTCCTGCGCTGGGCACTCGAGCAGCAGCTGAAGCGCGCCGGCCACACGGTGCTCGCGGCGCCCGACCTCGCCTCGGCTGCGGCGCACCTCGAGAGCCGCCAGCCGGACGTCGTCCTGCTCGATCTCGGTCTGCCCGACGGCCACGGCCTCGACTTCTACGAGGCCAATCGCGAGCGCCTCGAGGGCAGCGTGGTCATCGTGATGACGGCGCTCGGCCAGGTGGGCGAGGCCGTTCGGGCGATGAAGCTCGGCGCCCTCGATTTCCTCTCGAAGCCGGTCGATCAGGCCGAGCTGGTGGCGCTGGTGCACCGCTCGCTCGCGGTGCGCGGCGACCAGCTCGAGGCGCAGGCGTCGAAGCAGAGCCGCGAGCGCCATCTCTCCCAGACCGTCATCGCCGATTCGCCACGGTTCCGCGCGGTCATCGAGACCGCCGAACAGGTCGCGGCGTCCGAGGTCGCGAGCATCCTGATCCAGGGCGAGAGCGGCTCGGGCAAGAACGTCGTGGCGCGCTACATCCACTCGGCCTCGCCGCGACGCTCGCGGCCGTTCATCGAGGTCTCCTGCGCGACGATTCCGGAGAACCTTCTCGAGAGCGAGCTCTTCGGTCACGAGAA